CGCCCAGGCGGCCTGAGCACCCGGACGGGCGGCCGAGCACCCCGGCGGCCCGAACCGGGGCCCGCCGGGAGGCCGGCCCCGCCCCCGGCGGTCCCGCATCACGGGCAGCGGAGCAGGCGCTCCCCGATCTGTGAAAGGCTGGCCCATCCGCGCCAAGACCTGAGTGACCAGAAACGGGGCCCGCACCGTGGACGAGCAGACCGCCAGTTCCCAGTACGTCCTCACGCTGTCCTGCCCGGACAAGCAGGGGATCGTGCACGCGGTCTCCAGCTACCTCTTCATGACCGGCTGCAACATCATCGACAGCCAGCAGTTCGGCGACGGGGACAGCGGCCTGTTCTTCATGCGGGTGCACTTCTCCGCCGACCATTCGGTCACCGTGGAGAAGCTGCGGGCCAGCTTCGCCGCGATCGGCGCCTCGTTCCGGATGGACTGGCAGATCCACGCGACCACCGAGAAGATGCGGGTGGTCCTGATGGTGTCGAAGTTCGGCCACTGCCTGAACGACCTGCTCTTCCGCACCCGGATCGGCGCGCTGCCGGTGGAGGTCGCGGCCGTGGTCTCCAACCACACCGACTTCCGCGAGCTGACCGAGTCCTACGGCATCCCGTTCCACCACGTCCCGGTGACCAGGGACACCAAGGCGGAGGCCGAGCAGCGGCTGCTGGACCTGGTCGCCGAGCAGGACGTGGACCTGGTGGTGCTGGCGCGCTACATGCAGGTGCTGTCGGACGACCTCTGCAAGGAGCTCTCCGGCCGGGTGATCAACATCCACCACTCCTTCCTGCCCAGCTTCAAGGGCGCCAAGCCCTACCACCAGGCGCACGCCCGGGGCGTGAAGCTGATCGGCGCCACCGCGCACTACGTCACCGCGGACCTGGACGAGGGCCCGATCATCGAGCAGGAAGTGGCCCGGGTGACCCACGACGTGACGCCCGACCAGCTGGTCGCGGTGGGCCGCGACGTGGAGTGCCAGGCGCTGGCCCGCGCCGTGAAGTGGCACAGCGAGCGCCGGGTGCTCCTCAACGGCAACCGGACGGTGGTCTTCACCTGACCCCCGGGGCGGCCGTACGACCCGGGCGTACCGCCCGGACCCGTACCCGCCGACGGTCCCCGTAACCCTTCCGCGGCCCCGCACGCCGCGCTGTCCGGCCGCCGTCCGTTCGACGGCGGCCGGACACATGTTGGAAGGGTTGTTCGCTCGTGGCGACCCCGGGGTTCCCGGCCTTTGGCGGTACCGTCGTTGTGCCCGCACCGGAGCGCGCGACCCGGTCCTGCGAGCACCGGTGCGACGCCCGCCAGGGCGAGCGGGACAGTATGCACCGTGCTGTCCCCCGATCGCTGGAATATGCCCGAAGCGCTTGCTGCGACCTCCCGGCACAACCATCCTGAGGCGTATTCGGGTCGAGCCACGGGCAGTTCTGAGGCCCCGTCCGGCGGGACGTGGCCGGCCGGGCCGACCGACGTGATCCAAGGGCCCCCGCTGCCCGGTCCGGACAGCGGGGACAGTGGCCGAACTGCCGGGCCGATGACCGAGTGCGGGTGGTGGAGCGGTGCAGGTACTTCAGGTGCAACTGGCGATCCAGGCGGACCCGTCCGAGGTGGGCCGGGCCCGGCGGTGGGTCCGCGCGCGACTGCAGGGGAACGGCCTCGACCCGGACGCGCCGGTGGCCGAGACCCTGGTGCTGGTGGTCTCCGAGCTGGTCACCAACGCGGTGGTGCACACCGGCTGCCCGGCCGTGCTGCGGCTCTGCATGCCCCTGGCGGACGGCGGCGAGCCCGCCAAGGTACGGGTCGAGGTCGCCGACTCCAGCGTGGTCGCCCCCGCCCCGCGCCGGGCCGGCTACGACGCGGACGCCACCAGCGGGCGCGGCCTGGAACTGGTCGAGCTGCTCTGCGCCCGCTGGGGCTGGTACCCGGACGGCTCCGGCAAGCGGGTCTGGTGCGAGATCGACCCCGCCGGCCCGGCCGGCTGTCCGGTCGACCAGCCGGCCGCCGTCCTCGCGGTCTGACCGGCGCCGCCCCGGGGCGCGCGGCGCCCCCGTTCCACCACCGCCGCGCTCCCGGCACTCCCCGGCGCGCCGCAACCCTTCAGAATTTCGGACAACCCATTGACGTGACGTATCCGACTGATCACTCTTGGGTGCAGCTTTCCGTTGCGAGGGGACGCCGAGGCAGCTCCGGTGCGGTGCCGGCACAGGGGGTCAGGTGCCCGCCCGTCCGCCCGTGAGCGCTTCCTCGGCGAGTGCGGAGAGCCGGCGTACCGGGGTTTCAGGGCTCGGACGTCCACGACGGATGGCGGTCGTCGTGCCGTGCTCGGGGCGCGTGCGGCGGCCGCCATTCCGGATCGTGGGAAATGACTGGCGCTCCGAGTGGTCTACACCAAAACTGCTGTCCGTGACCCCACCCGAGACCCGGCAGGCCCCCACCCTGCCCCGTGGCGCCGACCCCGCCCCCGCCATCTGGTCGCGCAACTTCCGGCTCTACTTCACCGCCCGCTCCAGCGGCCTGCTCGGCGACGCCATGCTCCCGGTCGCCGTCTCGGCCGGACTGCTCTCCGCCGGCCACCCGCTGGGCACCGTCGGCCTGGCCACCGCCTGCCTGCTCGCCCCCTTCGCCGGTCTGGTGCTGGTCGGCGGCGTGTTGGCCGA
The window above is part of the Kitasatospora sp. HUAS MG31 genome. Proteins encoded here:
- the purU gene encoding formyltetrahydrofolate deformylase; its protein translation is MDEQTASSQYVLTLSCPDKQGIVHAVSSYLFMTGCNIIDSQQFGDGDSGLFFMRVHFSADHSVTVEKLRASFAAIGASFRMDWQIHATTEKMRVVLMVSKFGHCLNDLLFRTRIGALPVEVAAVVSNHTDFRELTESYGIPFHHVPVTRDTKAEAEQRLLDLVAEQDVDLVVLARYMQVLSDDLCKELSGRVINIHHSFLPSFKGAKPYHQAHARGVKLIGATAHYVTADLDEGPIIEQEVARVTHDVTPDQLVAVGRDVECQALARAVKWHSERRVLLNGNRTVVFT
- a CDS encoding ATP-binding protein, with the protein product MQVLQVQLAIQADPSEVGRARRWVRARLQGNGLDPDAPVAETLVLVVSELVTNAVVHTGCPAVLRLCMPLADGGEPAKVRVEVADSSVVAPAPRRAGYDADATSGRGLELVELLCARWGWYPDGSGKRVWCEIDPAGPAGCPVDQPAAVLAV